One Mycolicibacterium fluoranthenivorans DNA segment encodes these proteins:
- a CDS encoding ribose-phosphate diphosphokinase produces MSHDWTDNRKNLMLFSGRAHPELAEQVAKELDVPVTAQTARDFANGEIFVRFDESVRGCDAFVLQSHPAPLNQWLMEQLIMIDALKRGSAKRITAILPFYPYARQDKKHRGREPISARLVADLYKTAGADRIVTVDLHTDQIQGFFDGPVDHMRAQKLLTGYIAENYADADKVVVSPDSGRVRVAEKWADSLGGVPLAFIHKTRDPLVPNQVKSNRVVGEVKGKTCILTDDMIDTGGTIAGAVKLLREDGAKDVIIAATHGVLSDPAAQRLADCGAREVIVTNTLPIGEEKRFPQLTVLSIAPLLANTIRAVFDNGSVTGLFDGSA; encoded by the coding sequence ATGAGCCACGACTGGACCGACAACCGCAAGAACCTGATGCTCTTCTCGGGTCGGGCTCACCCAGAGCTGGCCGAGCAGGTGGCGAAGGAACTCGACGTACCGGTGACCGCGCAGACCGCGCGGGACTTCGCCAACGGTGAGATCTTCGTCCGCTTCGACGAATCGGTACGCGGCTGCGACGCGTTCGTCCTGCAGAGCCACCCCGCGCCGCTGAACCAGTGGCTGATGGAACAGCTCATCATGATCGATGCGCTCAAGCGCGGTAGCGCCAAGCGCATCACCGCGATCCTGCCGTTCTACCCGTACGCCCGCCAGGACAAGAAGCACCGCGGCCGCGAGCCCATCTCCGCCCGCCTGGTCGCCGACCTGTACAAGACCGCCGGTGCGGACCGCATCGTCACCGTGGACCTGCACACCGACCAGATCCAGGGCTTCTTCGACGGTCCGGTGGACCATATGCGCGCCCAGAAGCTGCTCACCGGGTACATCGCCGAGAACTACGCCGACGCCGACAAGGTCGTCGTCTCCCCCGACTCGGGCCGCGTCCGGGTCGCCGAGAAATGGGCCGACTCCCTCGGTGGCGTGCCCCTGGCCTTCATCCACAAGACCCGCGACCCGCTGGTGCCCAACCAGGTGAAGTCCAACCGGGTCGTCGGTGAGGTCAAGGGCAAGACCTGCATCCTGACCGACGACATGATCGACACCGGCGGCACCATCGCGGGCGCGGTCAAGCTCCTTCGCGAGGACGGCGCCAAGGACGTCATCATCGCCGCGACGCACGGTGTGCTCTCCGACCCGGCCGCGCAGCGCCTGGCCGACTGCGGTGCGCGTGAGGTGATCGTCACCAACACGCTGCCCATCGGCGAGGAGAAGCGCTTCCCGCAGCTCACCGTGCTGTCCATCGCACCGTTGCTGGCCAACACCATCCGCGCGGTCTTCGACAACGGCTCGGTCACCGGCCTCTTCGACGGGTCCGCATAG
- the arsC gene encoding arsenate reductase (glutaredoxin) (This arsenate reductase requires both glutathione and glutaredoxin to convert arsenate to arsenite, after which the efflux transporter formed by ArsA and ArsB can extrude the arsenite from the cell, providing resistance.) — protein sequence MVATIFHNPKCSTSRKTLDLLRENGIEPEIVLYLKTPPSRAELATLIADAGIPVREAVRTRESLYTELGLADASDDELLDAMAEHPILIERPLVVTDKGTRLARPIDRVRDIL from the coding sequence ATGGTGGCGACGATTTTTCACAACCCGAAATGCTCGACCTCGCGCAAGACGCTGGACCTGTTGCGCGAGAACGGTATCGAGCCGGAGATCGTGCTGTACCTGAAGACCCCGCCGTCGCGCGCCGAACTGGCCACGCTGATCGCCGATGCCGGTATCCCGGTCCGCGAGGCGGTGCGCACACGCGAATCGCTCTACACCGAACTGGGACTGGCCGACGCATCGGATGACGAACTGCTCGACGCGATGGCCGAACACCCGATCCTCATCGAGCGGCCCCTGGTGGTGACCGACAAAGGCACCCGGCTGGCACGGCCGATCGATCGCGTGCGCGACATCCTGTGA
- a CDS encoding LpqN/LpqT family lipoprotein: MRIAAALAALAVLLAGCGDDTPDYKSIWTTPTTTTSSADPSAAPKPVPLSAYLESVGVTGDPVAPEKITDLTVDLPRPAGWQAYSNVNLSPGTRVIAKGDTYPTAMLMVFKLTGNFDIAEALKHADADAQLSQNFTKLNGSNENFRGFPSSMIEGTYDLNGRRMQSYNRIIIATGTPPKTPPGAPGQRYLIQLTITSYAEEAQKQGKDIEGIIAGFKVAAK; encoded by the coding sequence GTGAGGATCGCGGCAGCCCTGGCGGCGCTGGCCGTCCTGCTGGCCGGCTGCGGTGACGACACCCCGGATTACAAGTCGATCTGGACCACCCCGACGACGACCACCTCCAGCGCCGATCCCAGCGCCGCACCAAAGCCGGTGCCGCTGTCGGCCTACCTGGAAAGCGTCGGCGTCACCGGCGATCCCGTCGCGCCGGAGAAGATCACCGACCTGACCGTCGACCTGCCGCGGCCGGCCGGCTGGCAGGCCTACAGCAACGTCAACCTCTCGCCCGGCACGCGGGTGATCGCCAAGGGCGACACCTATCCGACGGCGATGCTGATGGTGTTCAAACTGACCGGGAACTTCGATATCGCCGAGGCCCTCAAGCACGCCGACGCCGACGCGCAGTTGTCGCAGAACTTCACGAAGCTCAACGGGTCGAACGAGAACTTCCGCGGCTTCCCGTCGTCGATGATCGAGGGCACCTATGACCTCAACGGGCGCCGGATGCAGAGCTACAACCGGATTATTATCGCGACCGGTACCCCGCCGAAGACGCCGCCGGGCGCTCCCGGTCAGCGTTACCTGATCCAGCTGACCATCACCAGCTACGCCGAAGAGGCGCAGAAGCAGGGCAAGGACATCGAGGGCATCATCGCCGGGTTCAAGGTCGCCGCCAAGTAG
- a CDS encoding oxidoreductase, whose translation MNWTASDLPSFAGRRVIVTGANSGLGLVTARELARVGASVTLAVRNLDKGHAAAAQMTGDVTVARLDLQSLDSIREFATGVDGVDVLVNNAGIMAVPFALTADGFESQIGTNHLGHFALTNLLLPKITDRVVTVASLMHLLGWVDLKDLNWKSRPYLAWPAYGQSKLANLLFTSALQRRLAAAGSPVRAIAAHPGYSATNLQGQTGNAVGTKVWLAANKIATDADFGARQTLFAVSQDVPGDSFIGPKFGMRGPTGPGPRSPLARSVRTAEGLWELSAQLTGTEFRI comes from the coding sequence ATGAACTGGACAGCCTCAGATCTGCCCTCCTTCGCCGGGCGCCGGGTCATCGTCACCGGGGCCAACAGTGGGCTCGGCTTGGTCACCGCCCGTGAGCTGGCCCGGGTCGGGGCATCGGTCACGCTGGCGGTGCGCAACCTGGACAAGGGCCATGCCGCCGCCGCACAGATGACCGGCGATGTCACCGTCGCCAGACTGGATCTGCAGAGCCTGGACTCGATCCGGGAGTTCGCGACCGGGGTCGACGGGGTCGATGTGCTGGTGAACAACGCCGGCATCATGGCGGTGCCGTTCGCGCTGACCGCCGACGGATTCGAGAGCCAGATCGGCACCAACCACCTCGGCCATTTCGCACTGACCAACCTGCTGCTGCCCAAGATCACCGACCGGGTGGTGACGGTGGCCTCGCTGATGCACCTGCTCGGATGGGTCGATCTCAAGGACCTGAACTGGAAGTCCCGGCCCTACCTGGCCTGGCCGGCCTACGGCCAATCCAAGCTGGCCAATCTGCTGTTCACCAGCGCCCTGCAGCGCCGGCTGGCCGCCGCCGGTTCCCCGGTGCGGGCCATCGCCGCGCACCCCGGCTACTCCGCCACGAACCTGCAGGGCCAGACCGGGAACGCGGTCGGTACCAAGGTGTGGTTGGCGGCGAACAAGATCGCCACCGATGCGGACTTCGGCGCCAGGCAGACGTTGTTCGCCGTGTCCCAGGATGTGCCCGGCGACAGCTTCATCGGCCCGAAGTTCGGGATGCGGGGCCCGACCGGCCCCGGCCCGCGTAGCCCACTGGCTCGCTCGGTGCGCACCGCCGAGGGCCTGTGGGAACTGTCGGCGCAGCTCACGGGTACCGAATTTCGGATCTGA
- a CDS encoding 50S ribosomal protein L25/general stress protein Ctc: MAKNSAPNKLTADVRTRTGKGASRQARRDGKVPTVLYGHGEDPQHLELNARDFAAVLRHSGTNAILTLDIAGKEQLALTKAIVIHPIRRNIVHADLLVVRRGEKVTVDIAVVVEGEAVPGTLVTQDANTIQVEAEAMSIPEQVTVSVEGLEAGTQITAGQIELPKGVSLIVDPETLVVNVVAAPTAEDLNAEGAGETAAAGGAAAEPAAEAESAE, translated from the coding sequence ATGGCCAAGAACTCGGCCCCCAACAAGCTGACCGCCGACGTGCGCACCCGCACGGGCAAGGGCGCCTCGCGCCAGGCCCGCCGTGACGGCAAGGTCCCCACCGTGCTGTACGGCCACGGCGAGGATCCGCAGCACCTGGAACTCAACGCGCGTGACTTCGCCGCCGTGCTGCGTCACTCGGGCACCAACGCCATCCTGACCCTCGATATCGCGGGCAAGGAGCAGCTGGCGCTGACCAAGGCGATCGTCATCCACCCGATCCGCCGCAACATCGTGCACGCCGATCTGTTGGTCGTGCGCCGCGGCGAGAAGGTGACCGTCGACATCGCGGTCGTCGTCGAGGGCGAGGCTGTGCCGGGCACCCTGGTCACCCAGGACGCCAACACCATTCAGGTGGAGGCCGAGGCGATGTCCATCCCCGAGCAGGTGACCGTGTCGGTCGAGGGCCTCGAGGCGGGTACCCAGATCACCGCCGGCCAGATCGAGCTGCCCAAGGGTGTCAGCCTGATCGTCGACCCGGAGACCCTGGTGGTCAACGTCGTCGCCGCGCCGACCGCCGAGGACCTGAACGCCGAGGGCGCCGGCGAGACCGCCGCTGCCGGTGGGGCTGCCGCGGAGCCTGCCGCCGAAGCCGAGTCCGCCGAATAG
- the pth gene encoding aminoacyl-tRNA hydrolase has translation MAEPLLVVGLGNPGPNYAKTRHNVGFMVADILADRIGSGFKVHKRSGAEVATGRLGDRSVVLAKPRVYMNESGRQVGPLVKFYSVAPADIVVLHDELDIDFGRIRLKLGGGEGGHNGLRSVAAALGTKDFQRVRIGIGRPPGRKDPAAFVLETFNSVERPEVPLLCENAADATELLLRVGVEAAQNTVHAW, from the coding sequence TTGGCCGAGCCGTTACTGGTGGTTGGGCTCGGTAACCCCGGGCCCAACTACGCCAAAACCCGGCACAATGTCGGCTTCATGGTGGCCGACATCCTGGCCGACCGGATCGGCTCGGGTTTCAAGGTGCACAAGCGCTCCGGCGCCGAGGTGGCCACCGGCCGCCTCGGCGACCGGTCCGTGGTGCTGGCCAAACCACGGGTGTACATGAACGAGTCCGGCCGTCAGGTCGGGCCGTTGGTCAAGTTCTACTCGGTGGCACCCGCCGATATCGTGGTGCTGCACGACGAGCTCGATATCGACTTCGGCCGGATCCGGCTCAAGCTCGGCGGCGGCGAAGGCGGCCACAACGGCCTGCGCTCGGTGGCAGCCGCGCTGGGCACCAAGGACTTTCAGCGGGTGCGCATCGGCATCGGCCGACCGCCCGGCCGCAAGGATCCCGCGGCCTTCGTGCTGGAGACCTTCAATTCTGTTGAGCGTCCTGAGGTTCCGCTGCTCTGCGAGAACGCCGCCGACGCGACGGAGCTACTGCTTCGGGTTGGTGTCGAGGCCGCGCAGAACACCGTGCACGCCTGGTAG
- a CDS encoding Ig-like domain-containing protein, which translates to MSAPATTTEAPEQVSTPVQPKEQRDLAVAVLSAVTDPFNSSGGPGVPAESPTVWVALAAARREVETLLSGAKPEDSGTPVSTAQAATAVNAPPVVGAPTSSAADPTTGAVTGKVVATDPEGKKLSYAVVAPPAEGKLVLDNKTGAFTFTPTAAQRLIAGLGGAGFVEFGVTVSDGVKANNQVATLHVTIAPTPITDSGVLATGKNVTGVVATDTRAYLTNYDDKTITVVDTIHRAVLGTIQLEAEPISAVLAPDGKKLYVSLDYTDHVAVIDTTTGAVASTFDLKERYPVSVAVSPNGKTLYVTTLTYDKNGNQVASVTKVSTASGKVTGTVKLPGAIPTFYDIEVAADGKKVYVIADMPTDDPDVVLSGLYVFSSSSSSAKVIAAGTYFTDVELSPDGTRAYLNEVGEGTISGIDTKTYKVVGTIDTYAETLGGLAINGDGSVLLAVDTVNNTVVAIDTRTAAVLTTTPVTATTTDFYPRAVLSPDGMELYYYGDDDQLQIISLVPHNDFPVAHAPVVNAPNANGVVTGHLTVTDSNGDPLTFSAVPAKGSIVFNADGSFTYTPTAAARHAAATGLAGTTTETFLVTISDGRRGVLTQDLTVDIAPLNIDPTAKSKVGKPSSSGVVKGTVTGSDKDKDVLTYTASDPAKGDVTIDAKGRFVFTPTDAARHAASALGATDSDKNETFTVTVNDGHGGTYDVPVTVKISAKNAKPTSPAAIDVVTKSDTGRITGKLGASDLDGDAVTIAKAVATKKATVRVNADGSFTYTPTAAARQAASAPGASSSAKTDTITFTISDGHGGTATLKLKVDIAPASVGNHIPAPGKYTTTTDSSSGVVTGQVTATDSDGDALTYRIDEVVDSALGTVVLNPATGVFAFTPSAQARYEAALGVGPRAAQFTITPFDGKDGAPVDVSVVIVPRHPDDDGSVSLVDLEDLVGAGLVQVGENEDGSVRYIDGAFSDDAVRSIADAAAVLNKVAELLGAPAGSVRAEQIIRQAVMDTRGEVAETFYRVSPTVNAIPVLGAQSVLVVDRDGAVTSLLSDYDPRLNNVDVTPAAGISQASQAVSIAKAALLEGLQLTDQAEITALLATLSFRSNLAVYALDRDSAPRLVWDVEVLSTLDQANQIPDVDQGLPVIGARYYVYANGGGAGTVLATSAGILDAYAPATQSAKDLKNKTRTFTVDRDGSAYRLVDADRNIWVFNATGYTVSDEFHLNSYPGSLIYKTSNGWDRSGVSAIANMEAVYGYYSDVLGRDSIDGLGAPILVSLVGSNYANASWYLQGTYGSFRFGSDFEAALDVVAHEYTHAVITHVIGQGRTYGLDGATESLALNEAYADIIASLIEAKVQRKTEPERWLIGEDLNCGSGGRNACAGRSLADPSLYGGRTRMADVARDDDAHAVAGVFDKAAYLMMNDPTTRAVSDDTWAKVFYNSLYRLGQGARFIDARAAVLSSAKSLGLTNSELIAIQDAFDEVGITESRKVRIVLRWGSSPNDLDSHLTGPTTTGGRFHVYYGNQSYVVNGKSYVDLDYDDTSAYGPEATTIRDFLPGEYYFYVYNFSSGGSTNSTVLSKSGATVMVYSSSARINMIFNVDPAMPGTYWTVFKMTVAESGNITIIPINNYGYSVGAV; encoded by the coding sequence GTGAGTGCGCCTGCAACGACGACCGAGGCGCCGGAGCAGGTTTCAACGCCGGTCCAGCCCAAGGAACAGAGGGATCTGGCCGTAGCGGTACTGTCCGCCGTCACCGACCCGTTCAACAGCTCTGGCGGGCCCGGCGTTCCAGCGGAATCGCCGACCGTCTGGGTCGCTCTAGCCGCGGCTCGTCGTGAAGTGGAGACACTGTTGTCCGGTGCGAAACCGGAGGATAGCGGCACGCCGGTGAGCACCGCGCAGGCGGCTACCGCGGTGAATGCGCCACCGGTCGTCGGAGCGCCGACCTCTTCGGCTGCCGATCCGACGACGGGTGCGGTGACCGGCAAGGTCGTCGCGACTGATCCCGAGGGCAAGAAGCTGTCGTACGCCGTGGTGGCTCCGCCAGCTGAGGGGAAGCTGGTGCTCGACAACAAGACCGGTGCATTCACGTTCACTCCGACCGCGGCGCAGCGGTTGATCGCCGGTCTGGGTGGCGCCGGATTCGTCGAGTTCGGTGTGACGGTCTCCGATGGTGTCAAGGCCAACAATCAGGTCGCCACTTTGCATGTGACCATCGCGCCGACACCGATCACCGACTCGGGTGTATTGGCCACCGGCAAGAACGTGACCGGCGTGGTGGCCACCGATACTCGGGCTTACTTGACCAACTATGACGACAAGACGATCACTGTCGTCGACACGATTCATCGCGCTGTGTTGGGCACCATACAACTTGAAGCCGAGCCGATTTCGGCCGTGCTCGCACCCGACGGCAAGAAGCTCTACGTCAGCCTCGACTACACCGATCATGTCGCGGTCATCGACACCACGACCGGAGCGGTCGCCTCGACCTTCGATCTGAAGGAGCGCTACCCGGTCAGTGTCGCCGTCAGCCCGAATGGCAAGACGTTGTACGTCACCACGCTGACCTACGACAAGAACGGTAACCAGGTGGCCTCGGTCACCAAGGTCAGTACCGCCAGCGGCAAGGTCACGGGCACGGTGAAGCTGCCCGGCGCCATCCCCACGTTTTATGACATCGAAGTCGCGGCGGACGGCAAGAAGGTGTACGTCATCGCAGACATGCCGACCGACGATCCCGATGTCGTGCTCTCCGGTCTGTACGTCTTCTCGTCATCATCCAGCAGCGCCAAAGTCATTGCGGCAGGGACGTATTTCACTGATGTGGAGCTGAGCCCGGACGGCACCCGCGCCTATCTGAATGAGGTCGGCGAAGGCACCATCAGCGGAATCGACACCAAGACATACAAGGTTGTGGGCACCATCGACACCTATGCTGAAACCCTGGGTGGCTTGGCCATCAACGGTGACGGGTCCGTCCTGCTCGCGGTCGACACCGTGAACAACACGGTGGTGGCGATCGACACTCGGACGGCCGCCGTCTTGACCACGACACCTGTCACAGCCACCACGACCGATTTCTATCCCCGTGCGGTGCTTTCGCCGGACGGGATGGAGCTGTACTACTACGGCGACGATGATCAGCTGCAGATCATTTCGCTTGTACCGCACAACGATTTCCCGGTGGCGCATGCCCCCGTCGTCAATGCACCTAACGCCAACGGCGTAGTTACCGGGCATCTGACCGTCACCGACTCCAACGGCGATCCTTTGACGTTCTCGGCTGTGCCGGCCAAGGGGTCCATAGTCTTCAACGCCGACGGGAGCTTCACCTACACGCCGACCGCGGCTGCGCGCCACGCCGCGGCCACTGGCTTGGCGGGAACGACTACCGAGACATTCCTGGTCACCATTTCCGATGGGCGTCGGGGTGTTCTGACGCAGGATCTCACGGTTGACATCGCGCCGTTGAACATCGATCCGACTGCGAAATCCAAAGTGGGTAAGCCGAGTTCATCCGGCGTCGTGAAGGGTACGGTGACCGGGTCCGACAAGGACAAAGACGTACTGACCTACACGGCATCAGACCCGGCCAAGGGTGATGTGACGATCGATGCCAAGGGGCGGTTCGTCTTCACACCGACTGATGCGGCGCGGCATGCCGCCTCGGCGTTGGGGGCGACGGATTCGGACAAGAACGAAACCTTCACCGTGACAGTCAATGACGGTCATGGCGGCACCTATGACGTGCCGGTGACGGTGAAGATCAGCGCGAAGAACGCGAAGCCGACGAGCCCGGCAGCGATCGATGTCGTCACCAAGTCAGATACGGGGCGTATCACCGGGAAGCTGGGTGCTTCCGATCTCGATGGTGACGCGGTCACCATCGCCAAAGCTGTTGCAACAAAGAAGGCCACCGTTCGCGTCAACGCTGACGGCTCGTTTACCTATACCCCGACAGCGGCGGCCCGGCAAGCCGCGAGCGCACCGGGAGCTAGTAGTTCGGCAAAGACGGACACCATCACCTTCACGATCAGCGATGGTCACGGCGGAACGGCAACGCTGAAGTTGAAGGTGGACATTGCGCCGGCAAGCGTGGGAAACCATATCCCGGCGCCGGGGAAGTACACGACCACAACGGATTCGAGTAGCGGTGTCGTGACGGGGCAGGTGACTGCTACTGACTCCGATGGGGATGCGCTGACATACCGAATCGACGAAGTGGTGGACTCAGCACTCGGCACTGTAGTGCTTAACCCGGCTACTGGTGTCTTTGCCTTCACGCCGTCGGCGCAGGCTCGCTACGAGGCTGCGCTGGGAGTTGGACCTCGTGCGGCACAGTTTACGATTACGCCGTTCGACGGTAAGGATGGTGCGCCGGTAGACGTCAGCGTGGTTATCGTGCCACGACATCCGGATGACGACGGATCGGTCAGCCTCGTCGATCTCGAGGACCTCGTTGGCGCGGGACTTGTCCAGGTGGGGGAGAACGAGGATGGTTCCGTCCGCTACATCGACGGTGCATTCAGCGATGACGCTGTGCGCTCGATCGCAGATGCCGCAGCCGTTCTGAACAAGGTCGCTGAACTGCTTGGTGCACCTGCTGGATCCGTTCGCGCTGAGCAGATCATCAGGCAGGCAGTGATGGATACTCGTGGTGAGGTGGCTGAAACCTTCTATCGGGTGAGTCCAACCGTAAACGCCATCCCTGTGTTGGGTGCTCAATCGGTTCTCGTTGTCGATCGCGACGGGGCCGTCACAAGTCTGCTATCCGATTACGATCCGCGACTCAACAATGTTGACGTCACCCCGGCTGCTGGAATCAGTCAAGCATCCCAAGCAGTCTCGATCGCCAAGGCGGCCCTCCTCGAGGGTTTGCAGCTAACTGACCAAGCGGAGATCACGGCACTTTTGGCGACCCTTTCGTTCAGATCCAACCTCGCCGTGTACGCGCTTGACCGTGACTCGGCCCCGAGGCTGGTCTGGGACGTCGAAGTACTCTCCACGTTGGATCAAGCGAATCAAATTCCCGACGTCGACCAGGGGCTGCCGGTTATCGGCGCAAGGTACTACGTGTACGCCAACGGCGGAGGAGCGGGGACTGTGCTGGCCACTAGCGCGGGAATCCTTGATGCGTACGCGCCGGCTACTCAGAGTGCCAAGGACCTGAAAAACAAGACGCGGACCTTCACCGTTGACCGCGACGGAAGCGCGTACCGCTTGGTCGATGCCGACCGCAACATCTGGGTGTTCAACGCAACGGGGTACACCGTATCCGACGAGTTCCACCTCAACAGCTACCCCGGCAGTCTCATCTATAAGACATCCAACGGGTGGGATAGGTCTGGGGTTTCAGCGATAGCCAATATGGAGGCTGTCTACGGCTACTACAGCGACGTACTAGGCCGCGATTCCATCGACGGTCTGGGCGCGCCGATTCTGGTCAGTCTGGTGGGAAGCAACTATGCCAACGCATCGTGGTATCTGCAAGGTACGTATGGATCGTTTCGATTCGGCAGTGACTTTGAAGCTGCTCTGGACGTCGTCGCTCATGAGTACACCCACGCTGTAATAACCCACGTGATCGGACAGGGGCGAACCTATGGCCTCGACGGCGCCACGGAGTCGCTGGCGCTGAACGAGGCGTACGCTGACATCATCGCCAGCTTGATCGAGGCGAAGGTCCAACGGAAGACTGAGCCCGAACGCTGGTTGATCGGCGAAGATCTTAACTGCGGCTCGGGCGGAAGAAATGCCTGTGCCGGTAGGAGTTTGGCCGATCCCTCGTTGTACGGCGGCCGCACAAGAATGGCCGATGTCGCGCGTGACGATGATGCCCACGCTGTCGCAGGAGTATTCGACAAAGCTGCGTATCTAATGATGAATGATCCGACGACCCGCGCGGTGTCGGACGACACGTGGGCGAAGGTCTTCTATAACTCGCTGTATCGTCTTGGCCAGGGTGCCCGTTTCATCGATGCGCGGGCCGCAGTGCTGAGCTCCGCGAAGTCGCTGGGTCTAACGAATAGCGAGTTGATCGCGATCCAAGACGCCTTCGATGAGGTCGGAATTACGGAGAGTAGGAAAGTCCGTATTGTGCTCCGCTGGGGCTCCTCGCCCAACGACTTGGATTCCCATCTGACCGGTCCGACGACAACGGGTGGGCGATTCCATGTTTACTACGGCAACCAGTCCTACGTCGTAAACGGAAAGTCCTACGTCGACCTGGACTATGACGACACGAGCGCATACGGTCCCGAAGCTACGACCATTCGTGACTTCCTGCCAGGCGAGTACTACTTCTACGTATACAACTTTTCGAGCGGCGGATCGACGAACTCGACTGTCCTGTCGAAGTCTGGGGCGACGGTGATGGTCTACTCCAGCAGTGCGCGGATCAATATGATCTTCAATGTCGATCCAGCAATGCCGGGCACCTACTGGACCGTATTCAAGATGACAGTCGCCGAGAGCGGGAACATCACCATAATCCCGATCAACAATTACGGTTACTCGGTGGGAGCCGTCTAA
- a CDS encoding ABC transporter permease — MTAVSEKAIAHPAVRPTNIAQQSWIMVKRNMIHTKRMPEMLSDVTVQPIMFVLLFAFVFGASIATRGGASYREFLLPGIQAQTIVFTAFVVASGITADAEKGVIDRFRSLPIRRSSVLIGRSVASLIHSSIGIVVMAITGLCIGWRIRGGVGDAVLAFALILVFGFGMIWFGILVGSLMRSVEAVNGVMFTVLFPITFLANTFAPTEPMPRWLRVAAEWNPVSSLAQAMRELWGNGPAAPPDAQLPLHHPVLATILWSLAMTAVLAPFALRAYARRTSD; from the coding sequence ATGACCGCCGTATCCGAGAAGGCCATCGCGCACCCGGCGGTGCGGCCGACGAATATCGCACAGCAGTCCTGGATCATGGTGAAGCGCAACATGATCCACACCAAACGGATGCCCGAGATGCTCAGTGACGTGACGGTGCAGCCGATCATGTTCGTGCTGCTGTTCGCGTTCGTGTTCGGGGCGTCCATCGCCACCAGGGGCGGGGCGTCCTACCGTGAGTTCCTGCTGCCCGGTATCCAGGCGCAGACCATCGTGTTCACCGCGTTCGTCGTCGCATCCGGCATCACCGCCGATGCCGAGAAGGGGGTGATCGACCGGTTCCGGTCGCTGCCCATCCGGCGGTCCTCGGTGCTGATCGGCCGCAGCGTCGCCAGCCTCATCCATTCGTCGATCGGCATCGTCGTCATGGCGATCACCGGCCTGTGTATCGGATGGCGGATCCGGGGCGGTGTCGGGGACGCGGTGTTGGCGTTCGCGCTGATCCTGGTGTTCGGGTTCGGGATGATCTGGTTCGGCATCCTGGTCGGCTCGTTGATGCGCTCGGTGGAGGCCGTCAACGGGGTGATGTTCACCGTGCTGTTCCCGATCACGTTCCTGGCCAACACCTTCGCGCCCACCGAGCCGATGCCGCGCTGGCTTCGGGTGGCCGCGGAATGGAACCCGGTGTCCTCGCTGGCGCAGGCCATGCGGGAGCTGTGGGGTAACGGCCCCGCGGCTCCGCCGGATGCACAGTTGCCCCTGCACCATCCGGTGCTGGCCACCATCCTGTGGTCACTGGCGATGACGGCCGTGCTGGCGCCGTTCGCCTTGCGGGCCTACGCGCGGCGTACCTCGGACTGA